DNA from Halobaculum sp. XH14:
TGTCTGACGATAGCTTCAGGTGCGGAGGTGATGAATTGAACGGGTGTCGGAACACGGGGTCCGGGGACGATCTGGAGCAGGATGGCGGGAAGACGACGGTGGACGCGGTGTTCGAGTGTCTCCGTCACCCGCGACGTCGGTTCATCCTGAGCTATCTTCGGGAACACGAGATGGCGACGGTCGAGGAACTCGCCCGGCAGGTCGCCGCGTGGGAGGCTGGAGTTCCGCCCGACGAGGTAGCCGAGCCACACCGCGAACGCGTTACGACGGCCCTGGTTCACACCCACCTGCCGAAGCTGGCCGACGAGGTGTTCATCGAGTACGACCGCCGCAGCAACGACGTCAGGTTCACCGATCCGCCGGAGATGCTCCGGGAACTGCTGGGGATCGTCTCGACGTTCGACGACGACGCGGACGTGTGAGCGCTC
Protein-coding regions in this window:
- a CDS encoding winged helix-turn-helix domain-containing protein, whose translation is MSDDSFRCGGDELNGCRNTGSGDDLEQDGGKTTVDAVFECLRHPRRRFILSYLREHEMATVEELARQVAAWEAGVPPDEVAEPHRERVTTALVHTHLPKLADEVFIEYDRRSNDVRFTDPPEMLRELLGIVSTFDDDADV